A genomic segment from Janthinobacterium sp. 64 encodes:
- a CDS encoding CopG family transcriptional regulator codes for MAKQDSKPKIGESEKITINLGLIDLGQIDLLVQEGFYSNRTDLIRTAIRNQLGIHADVVKQTVARKSLVLGMQHYSRADLEAIQAAGQRLQIQVLGLASIASDVSVELALATIESIFVLGALHASTVVKTALAGRIH; via the coding sequence ATGGCCAAGCAAGACAGCAAGCCCAAAATTGGGGAATCCGAGAAAATCACGATCAACCTCGGCTTGATCGACCTGGGGCAGATCGATCTGCTGGTTCAGGAGGGATTTTATTCCAACCGCACGGATCTGATCCGTACGGCCATACGCAACCAGCTGGGTATCCACGCCGACGTGGTGAAACAAACCGTCGCCCGTAAAAGCCTGGTATTGGGCATGCAGCATTATTCGCGCGCCGACCTGGAAGCGATCCAGGCAGCCGGCCAGCGCCTGCAGATCCAGGTGCTGGGGCTGGCCAGTATCGCCAGCGACGTCTCCGTGGAACTGGCACTGGCCACCATCGAGTCGATTTTCGTATTAGGTGCCCTGCACGCCAGCACCGTCGTCAAGACGGCGCTCGCAGGGCGAATTCACTAG
- a CDS encoding extracellular catalytic domain type 1 short-chain-length polyhydroxyalkanoate depolymerase gives MKLPLNMLAQMRAATRNLMGSGPAAATEAIQQALSAAGLAPQAAATQAPPTQPMRDINPPPAPPPAQARAEPPQADAVPPTPAQAAQDFAQDFMARLGVPAGLGQHSFDMPSFELPNFHPPGFNTPAATPVDVPAGAQFIDGVYRNHAGTRAYKLYIPSSYHGQAMPLIVMLHGCTQNPDDFAAGTQMNALAEEKECFVVYPAQTQGANSSRCWNWFNAIDQQRDQGEPSLIAGIARQVIDDYPVNEREVFVAGLSAGGAMAVIVGTLYPDLFAAVGVHSGLPFASAQDLPSALAAMKGGAMPNAQRKAPAGGVPIIVFHGDRDTTVNPRNGDELIAQGVRSQAGGKAAKAASIDGSVPNGHRYTRTTHSQADGSPLGEHWVIHGAGHAWSGGSNHGSYTDDKGPDASREMLRFFKTVS, from the coding sequence ATGAAACTACCTCTCAACATGCTGGCGCAGATGCGCGCCGCAACCCGTAATCTGATGGGCAGCGGTCCCGCCGCCGCCACCGAAGCGATCCAGCAGGCGCTGTCCGCTGCCGGCCTGGCGCCGCAGGCGGCAGCCACGCAAGCGCCGCCAACGCAGCCGATGCGCGACATTAATCCACCACCTGCGCCGCCACCTGCGCAAGCCCGAGCCGAGCCGCCGCAAGCTGACGCGGTACCGCCCACGCCCGCGCAGGCGGCGCAGGATTTCGCGCAGGATTTCATGGCGCGCCTGGGCGTGCCGGCCGGCCTGGGCCAGCACAGCTTCGACATGCCCAGTTTCGAGCTGCCGAATTTCCACCCGCCCGGTTTCAATACGCCGGCCGCCACACCGGTCGATGTGCCGGCTGGCGCGCAGTTCATCGACGGCGTGTACCGCAACCATGCGGGCACGCGCGCCTACAAACTGTATATCCCCAGCAGCTATCACGGCCAGGCCATGCCGCTGATCGTGATGCTGCACGGCTGCACGCAAAATCCCGATGATTTCGCCGCCGGCACGCAGATGAATGCACTGGCCGAAGAAAAGGAATGTTTTGTCGTCTATCCGGCGCAGACGCAGGGTGCCAACAGTTCGCGCTGCTGGAACTGGTTCAATGCCATCGACCAGCAGCGCGACCAGGGCGAACCGTCGCTGATCGCCGGCATCGCGCGGCAAGTCATCGACGACTACCCGGTCAATGAGCGCGAAGTGTTCGTCGCCGGCCTGTCGGCGGGCGGCGCCATGGCCGTCATCGTCGGCACCTTGTACCCGGATTTGTTTGCCGCCGTCGGCGTGCATTCGGGCCTGCCCTTCGCCTCGGCGCAGGACTTGCCGTCGGCGCTGGCGGCCATGAAGGGCGGCGCCATGCCCAACGCCCAGCGCAAGGCGCCGGCGGGCGGCGTGCCCATCATCGTTTTTCACGGCGACCGCGACACCACCGTCAACCCGCGCAATGGCGATGAGCTGATCGCCCAGGGCGTGCGCAGCCAGGCGGGCGGCAAGGCAGCCAAGGCGGCTTCCATCGACGGCAGCGTACCGAATGGCCACCGTTACACGCGCACCACGCACAGCCAGGCCGATGGCTCGCCGCTGGGCGAACACTGGGTCATCCACGGCGCCGGCCACGCGTGGTCCGGCGGCAGCAATCATGGCAGCTACACGGACGACAAAGGGCCGGACGCCAGCCGGGAAATGCTACGATTCTTCAAGACCGTCAGCTGA